cctttggcaaatggatgtgaagaatgctttcctgcaaggagaactagaagatgaagtgtatatgaaaCCACCTCCGGGGATGGAAgaaatggtgaaaccagggaatgtccttagactcagaaaggcaatctatggcttgaagcaatcaccaagagcttggtaccacAAGCTAAGCACTACATTGAATGGAAGGGgatttgtgaagtctcaagcggatcacacactcttcactctcaccagcaagcaaggaATTACGGTAattctagtctatgtggatgacatcatcatcacgggtagtgacaaggaggggatcagttTAACCAAGACATTTCTCAAGGCcgcatttgacatcaaagacctgggagaactgaagtacttccttggcattgagatgtgcagatcaaaggaaggattattcatgtcccaaagaaagtataccctggacatattaaaggaggcaggagatcttggaggaagacatgccaagacaccacttgaagaaggttacaaggtattgcgagagggggagtatgaagacactccatttgaagatgtcaagcagtatagacggatggttgggaagctgatctatctaaccatcactcggccagatgtgtgTTTCGCAGttaatcaagtgagccagcacatgcaaactcccaaggttcatcactggaacatggtggagaggattcTAAGATACTTAAGAGAAGCGCCAGgacaaggtgtatggatggcttgcaacaagaacactgaggtgataggatactgtgatgcagattgggctggagatagagtagacagaaggtcaaccaccggttattgtacattcattggagggaatcttgtcacttggaagagcaagaaacagaaagtAGTATCTTGTTCAAgcgcagaagcagagtacagatcaatgaggaagctaaccagtgagcttatctggataaaggggcttttaggcgacttgggaattgagatcacctctcccatgaccatgcactgtgacaaccaagccgcaatacacattgcatccaactcagtctttcatgaaaggacaaagcacatagaagtagactgccacaaggtcagacaagcagtggagcagcaagtgattctcccatgttatacaagaagtgcggatcagctggctgacatcttcaccaaggcggccagtagcaaagtttgtgagtccattcttccaagacttggactcataaaccttCCATGTCAATGATCTCCTCACCGtggagtattctactctttttcctttgcttggtttttatcccaagtggtttttccaagaaaaggttttaatgagggaatacttcatggctttccaagcttgacactcactactgtcaagcttgagggggagtgttgacatgaagaattaAACAAAGGGAAGTAGTGGAGGAAGTAGGAGAAGTGGCCATTtcacttaccaaatggggaggagtgactagtccactactagttagtggaggaagtgggaggagtggccatatcacttaccaaatggggaggagtggctagtccactactagttatttattcttccaccattgagtgcttattgcttttgtttcctttaaatACACCATGTATGTTACACAATTAAACACACAATTCAATACAAACATTTCTTTCATTCTCTCAATCTCACAAATCCTCTCATTCTCTTAAATTCGCaaatttctcttctctctcaaatacTTATGGTTACTTCACTCCTTTTTTACTTTGTTCGTGTGCTTCATCACGGTTAAAACACTTAGAAGCTCTCATAATCCCACAAATTATCAGTATCCCTATTGCTATGCCTACTGTCTTGTCTGTCACCATGGCTATTGGCTCTCACAGGCTCTCTCAGCAAGGTGCCATCACCAAGCGTATGACTGCCATTGAAGAAATGGCGGGGATGGATGTTCTGTGCAGTGACAAAACCGGGACGCTGACTCTAAATAAACTGAGTGTGGATAAAAACTTAGTTGAGGTTTTCTGCAAGGGTGTGGAGAAAGATCAGGTTCTGTTGTTTGCAGCTATGGCTTCAAGGATTGAGAACCAGGATGCCATTGATGCAGCCATGGTTGGGATGCTTGCTGATCCAAAGGAGGCTAGAGCTGGCATCAGAGAGGTTCACTTCCTTCCGTTTAACCCTGTGGATAAGAGAACTGCTTTGACTTACATAGACTCAAGTGGTAGCTGGCATAGAGTCAGTAAAGGTGCTCCTGAGCAGATCCTTGAGCTTGCCAAAGCCAACAGTGATCTTAGTAAGAAGGTGCTCTCTATCATCGACAAGTATGCTGAGCGTGGTCTAAGGTCTTTGGCTGTTGCTCGTCAGGTGGTGCCTGAGAAAACAAAGGAAAGTCCAGGTGGACCATGGGAGTTTGTTGGTTTGTTGCCACTCTTTGATCCACCAAGACATGACAGTGCTGAAACAATTAGAAGGGCTTTGAATCTTGGTGTTAATGTCAAGATGATCACTGGTAATAATAATCTTGTCCTTGTAAACTATACACACCTAACTACATTCCCCTCCTTTAACATTCTCTTGTATGATGTGGCTTAGGTGATCAGCTTGCTATTGGTAAAGAAACTGGTCGGAGACTCGGAATGGGAACAAACATGTATCCATCTTCAGCTCTTCTCGGTACTCACAAGGACGCAAACCTTGCATCCATTCCTGTTGAGGAGTTAATAGAAAAAGCTGATGGTTTCGCTGGAGTCTTCCCAGAGCACAAGTACGAGATTGTGAAGAAGTTACAAGAGCTGAAACATATCGTTGGGATGACTGGTGATGGTGTGAATGATGCTCCTGCTTTAAAGAAAGCTGATATTGGTATAGCTGTGGCTGATGCTACTGATGCAGCTCGTGGCGCTTCGGATATAGTTCTCACTGAGCCTGGACTTAGTGTTATCATCAGTGCCGTTCTCACCAGCAGAGCTATATTCCAGAGAATGAAGAACTACACTATTTACGCAGTCTCAatcacaatccggattgtgtttGGTTTCATGCTTATTGCTCTGATATGGAAGTTTGACTTCTCAGCGTTCATGGTTCTGATCATTGCCATTCTTAACGATGGTACCATCATGACAATCTCAAAGGACAGAGTCAAGCCATCTCCCACGCCTGATAGCTGGAAACTTAAAGAGATTTTTGCAACTGGAGTTGTCCTTGGTGGTTACCAAGCCATGATGACTGTTATTTTCTTCTTGGCGGCACACAAGACTGACTTTTTCTcggtaatatatatacattcacTTCTCATCATTCTTGCATGTGATTGTATGTAAACTAACTTTCGCTTTGGTTCCACAGGACACGTTTGGTGTGAGGTCCATTAGGAACAATAACAACGAGCTAATGGGTGCAGTGTACCTGCAAGTTAGTATCATTAGTCAGGCTTTGATCTTCGTCACAAGATCAAGGAGTTGGTCATTTGTTGAACGTCCTGGGGCGTTACTGATGGTTGCTTTCCTCATTGCACAACTTGTAAGACCATCAGAACTCTACATTTTTGAAGTGTTTCTTCCTCGAAGCTACCTGTTTTCATTCATTGAATccaatgttcaaaaaaatcACTAGACGGTGGTTAGGCTAATGTTTAGACCGATTTTCGTTTCGTTCAGACCCGATTTGCTGACTAGGCGGGTGACGCCTAGACCAGTTTTGTAGAACACTGATTGAATCCTTATAAATGCAGGTTGCTACTTTGATTGCGGTTTACGCTAACTGGGAGTTTGCAAAGGTTAGAGGTATTGGATGGGGATGGGCTGGAGTGATCTGGCTATACAGTATTGTAACATACTTCCCACAAGACATTTTCAAGTTTGCCATTAGATACATCTTGAGCGGTAAGGCTTGGCTCAACTTGTTTGAGAACAAGACGGCTTTCACAATGAAGAAAGATTATGGAAAAGAAGAGAGGGAGGCTCAATGGGCACTTGCTCAGAGGACACTTCACGGTTTGCAGCCAAAAGAAGCTGTTAACATCTTCCCTGAGAAAGGAAGTTACAGAGAATTGTCTGAGATTGCAGAGCAGGCTAAGAGAAGAGCTGAGATTGCTAGGTAATATAAGAGCCTTTATCTCAATCTTGAGATAGATACATGTTCTTCGTCTGAAATTAAAACACTTAATTGAATGTATGTGTGTTAATAACAGGCTTAGGGAGCTGCACACACTCAAGGGACATGTGGAATCAGTGGTGAAGCTAAAGGGCTTGGACATTGAAACTCCAGGACACTACACTGTCTAATATGTTCTTGTTTTCGTTCTTCACCACCTCTTACGGTTACTGTTTATTTAGGAAGATCTTTGTTTATTGCTATAACTCTTTCCTAAATCATATTGTTAGTGTTCTTGTTTCTCAGAGTTCCATATGTAATCTCTTTCGAAGAATCAAGGCATGCCTTTGTCTTTGGCACTTTACACAACACATAACACAATTTTCTTTGCTCTTATTCCATGAGCCTACATATAACcttatcttcttttcttcctaAACAAATTTTGTAGCTCTCTATTTTCATTTgcttaccaaaaacaaaaagcaaTTGTGGACCTTAATTTTGTAACTACCAAAGGGCAAGGACAACAAACAATTTGCAATTTTAAAATAGGAAATTATCtgaccaaaatgaaaaaataatccaaaataagtttgttgttttgtttccattgaaaaaattaattcagttaaaaacatttttttaaaagatctcAATTAAAAACATGACATGAGACAAGTTGTGTAGTAGTAGTACGGCAAGAATCTTAAGAGAAATAGAGATTTGGATGAGCGCGAGTGATTTTGAGACACGTGCAAAGATATGGATGATGTAATGTAACTTCGCATACTTAAGTCATCTGACTTGCCTCTTTTTCATAAAATTCAGATGCTGAAATTATTAGTATTAATTTGTTTTACTCAGTAATGGTGTACTGGTAATCTAACGGATCGCTTTTGTGATATATACTTCATAATCTGTAGTATCTTTTATCTAATTGAAGAAATGTAAATAGTAAACTGTattgttttcaaaagaaatgaaaaatgaaagttaaaattttttgACTCgacaaaaaaaactgaaaatattgCAGGAacaatctattattataaagttGTGTTTCTTCACTCCTAGTGAAGCCACGTCGTTAGCCACGTTATTAAGTCGATTGATCTGGTGTCAACACGTGTCCAACATATCCAAAACGCATCACTTCATTAACTCGCCTCTTCAAATAGTAACCAATattgttttcaaaagaaatgaaaaatgaaagttCAAAATTTTTGACTCAACCAGAAAAACTGAAAATATTGCAGAAacaatctattattataaagttGTGTTTCTTCACTTCAGGTGAAGCCACGTCGTTGTCCATGTCATTAAGTCGATTGATCTGGTGTCGACATGTGTCCAACGTATCCAAAACGCATCACTTCATTAACTCGCCTCTAAACGGTTCGTAAAGAAGTTAAAACGGATTGAGATTCTGTAATTGTTGTTGATTAGATCCTTTAAAGCTCGAATCTTTACtggtgtcttttttttttatatatgctgATATTAAACTCCTAAACACGAATCTTTGTGGAAGCACCGTAGTCTACTGGTTTAGGTTTAAAGGTttctacacccaggtctggggttcgaatcccagactatgcaatttattgcagattacaggaaatccaggtttcaagtcccggagagagcgatttattaaaaaattatgcaaACTACGGAAGAAAAGcttacaagggatcttcaacatggtgcaagtaaatctggtcagACGTGAAttttcataggacggctcagatGATGCAGTTAAGCGTAAGTcctcataaggcaggtagtattgtcggttgtcggatcgtctatgtaatctttctcatatcataattgtaagatcataataaatcatcGTTAAAAAAAACACGAATCTTCACCACACGTCCTTGGTAGCACTACAACTTTAGTAAAAATGGTGAAGAAGCGGTTTTCTgagcaaaagaaaaaatcacCACAACTTCTCAAACCTGACTCTGAAAGGAAAACCAAAGAATCTGATGGGTTCCTCCTCTAGGTCACGGTCGCACAAGAAACGAAAAGGTATCAGTTACAATGAAACTTTAAACAATACGTAAGACTATACTAATATGGTCTTGCCTAAACCTACATTAGCTGAAGATTGGGAGACCCCTCCATGGTTGTTTATTacatatgatttgttcatataATTGTATACAATTCATATTCTAATACAACTTTTTCATGGATATGATGCTTGACGGTAAGAAGCAAGTTCTTCATAGCGAGCTCTGCATTAAAGCTTATGTGTGctgaaaagaaaatttcaacACACCAACAAGGCGATGGCACTTACTAAACTGATAGAATAATGGTTTTTATCCCTTCCGAACACCTTACTGTTGAATGCAGGCGTTGCAAGTGTCCGTCAACCTCTGCCCATGGTTCCATCAGCACAGAGCAGAGTAATTATTTACTTACCACAGTCGTCACATCCATTTGCAAGCTCAGGACAATGAAACCTCTGTTTAGACATTATAAGTAACCTTCACCTGTCACAGGTCTTCGACTAGACAAGAAGCACCAGCCATGGATCGATGAGAGGTACAAAAGCACATTGCCACCAAACTGAAGACAACTTGCGACTCTGAAGATCAAAGAGGTATGCATATACGCCCTACCAACAATGTAGACGAATTATTTGCTTCAGAAACTCATGAACAAACTTATATAACCCGAATGAAACATAACACATGACCCGATAAGAAACCATGTATGTAAGTTGTTCGCCCAGCAAGACCCCACTTGCCAAATACAAATTCAACATGTTGTTGTTTTATGTAAAACCAGAGAGGCAATGCGAGAATCACTTATTCATTGTCTCACATTTCACTTTTTCCAGGCACTGTGAAAGCACTCCAAAAGGCCGTTGGTAgacattttaacaaaattttatgaaaGTAAAAACTCACTAAACTCAGGTACCAAGGAATAAGGCTTCGTTTCATTATTAACACCACTTCCTTCCTTAAGCAATCAAACGAATCATCAAACGAAAAGTTGAAGACATTTTTCTGCTCtacaaagacaaaaacaaacAGCTTCTGTTGGAATCAACTACAATGGGGATTGTTGTCAAGTTTTCAAGGATCAATTATCCGCTGGTTTGTTCCCGttaatctcttttttttattgattaatcATTCTCTATTGGATCTTGATCAGTCGTTATCGTGGGGCTGTGCAGATGAGCGACTGAAAGAGTCgatgaacatcattttaaaatatcaagatAGAGTTCCAGTTAGTTAAAGTTCATGCCTAGATCATCGTGTCGTGGTGATTCGGTCTCAATTGTCTTTTGTGCTCTCCAGTTTTGTTTCTATGATCTGAttcactttggttacttcttAGGGATtacctctttttctttcttttcttaattGTTGGAAtcgaataaaataaaataaaaactgtttttttttaagggaAATTGGACTGTATAGccataaaaaaatgataattcaTTGTCTAACTAATTTTCCCAACATTTATATACACGGCGTTACTTTTCTATAATAATACAATATTGTCCATTCTTCCAACTGATGAAACCTGCagagaaataaatataaaaagttttaattaaaataaaagtaaaaatatcttTGGTTACTCTTCCCATCCCATACGTGGTTTCTTCCAAATCTTGTATGTAGAATAGCTGTAACCAACTATTGGTCATTTATTCTATAAAATATGTCATCACTTTTTACATTTGTACACGTCAGCTTATATATCCCACAGTTGTTCTGTAAAAGTACAATTTCTTGTTTCTATTTCATATGAAATATATAGAATCCGAAATAAATAGaatgaaaaatcattttttttaaattggggTTTATATTCCCAAgttgggtttagtgattatttGATAAGGTTTAGGTTTTAGACGATTGGGCAACAAATTACCACATTCCATGAAGCCATATGCATAGCAACATTTGAGAAAGATGGTAGTCTGTCTTTAGATTGCAATTATATTCCaccttgtatattttatatgcCTCATATAGAATAAGAGTAAATTTGTCAGGCATTTCGAAATGTAGGTTTTGTTTATGGGAAGATTTGAGTTGACATTAGATTAGGGTATATATTTCCGTGTAGGGTATAATGATTAGTGGCTAGGGTTTAGTTTACAATCCCGTGGTCGGTTTAGGGATGAGTTTATGTTTAGTTATGGAAGTTTGGGGTTTACATTGGATTGGAGTTTACATTTCCGTGTAGGGTTTAGTGCTTAGTTGATCGGGTTCAATGATTACTTGATAAAGTTTGAGAAAGATGGTAGATTTTCTTTAGATTGCAACTACATTTTCACCTTGTATTCTATATGACTCACCTTGTATTCTATATGACTCATGTAGAAT
The window above is part of the Brassica napus cultivar Da-Ae chromosome C3, Da-Ae, whole genome shotgun sequence genome. Proteins encoded here:
- the LOC106358546 gene encoding ATPase 2, plasma membrane-type-like; the encoded protein is MPTVLSVTMAIGSHRLSQQGAITKRMTAIEEMAGMDVLCSDKTGTLTLNKLSVDKNLVEVFCKGVEKDQVLLFAAMASRIENQDAIDAAMVGMLADPKEARAGIREVHFLPFNPVDKRTALTYIDSSGSWHRVSKGAPEQILELAKANSDLSKKVLSIIDKYAERGLRSLAVARQVVPEKTKESPGGPWEFVGLLPLFDPPRHDSAETIRRALNLGVNVKMITGDQLAIGKETGRRLGMGTNMYPSSALLGTHKDANLASIPVEELIEKADGFAGVFPEHKYEIVKKLQELKHIVGMTGDGVNDAPALKKADIGIAVADATDAARGASDIVLTEPGLSVIISAVLTSRAIFQRMKNYTIYAVSITIRIVFGFMLIALIWKFDFSAFMVLIIAILNDGTIMTISKDRVKPSPTPDSWKLKEIFATGVVLGGYQAMMTVIFFLAAHKTDFFSDTFGVRSIRNNNNELMGAVYLQVSIISQALIFVTRSRSWSFVERPGALLMVAFLIAQLVATLIAVYANWEFAKVRGIGWGWAGVIWLYSIVTYFPQDIFKFAIRYILSGKAWLNLFENKTAFTMKKDYGKEEREAQWALAQRTLHGLQPKEAVNIFPEKGSYRELSEIAEQAKRRAEIARLRELHTLKGHVESVVKLKGLDIETPGHYTV